GGGTCCTGCTGAGGTCATCCTTGCACACCTTTTTACACCAGTACTGGTTGAATCGACATTTGCGTCCGCAGACCATGTACTGTTCTCGGTAAAAGGTATACGCTCCTTTAGTACGGCAAGTATTCATGCAGGATATAGCGCCAACTAGACAGGAAGTCTGACATCTGTAAAATGAGAACCGTTGGCGATGGAGTCCCACAACCCGATTAATTTTCTTTGTGATTTTGGAAATGACTGCTTTTGCTTTTACGACAGACTTGGAGGTTGAGCTCGGTTTTTGTACATTGCCATACGGAATGATCACCCCCTTGGATCCGACATTTTGTGTCCCTGCTGAGTTGACAGATGGCGCTGTCATGATGTCATTTGTGTTGGCTTCGACTGCGTCTTCCTGTTCCTCCTCAGCCTCGTTTTCATCATTCTCCTCACTACTGTCATCTGCCATGGTAACCATGGAAGCAGAGAGTAAGACAAGGAGCAGAGCAAGATACTTGACATAATCCTGAAATAAAGCAGGACAATATGATTATAATATGAATGCAAAGTCTGCGCCACAATGACATCATTATCACGTGATCACACGAAAAGTGACATGTAAGTCAATGTTCACGGATCAGATctatgattttaaatcgatatatttaaaacgtttcatttttgtttttaaaaaaaattgtatagaatttttttttttcgttctGAAAAAAAAGTTACATTGCGTAAAATGAGAATAAATCTGCTTACCATTTTCATAGACAGGTTTTTTGGACGTATGTAAGCAAACTTGAACTCTGACAAACTGATTCTACACAAGACATAGCCACCCTCAGCTTATATATACCAGATAAAAGGAGAATGAATTATTCATGACATTGTACGGGAGCATTCCTTCGGCGTGTCATGTCATGATAAGATGATTAAATTAATCATACTATTCAATTTCTGAatgcatatttacattttaatattAGCAATAAACAAACTTTCCCCTCAATAATGTAATTATCACAGGGAATTAACGAAGGGCAGGTAAGAGAATACATTATGGAGCGGGAAATAACTTAATAAATGCGTGCGCGCAGGTTAAGTAACGGGGCACTCGACGAGGACGGAGAAATTTACTATAGAAGAAGTAGGTCTATGGGGCGGATAAATCTGTGCAGCTTCTTTAAATTTCTTCATCGATGTTTGTTTATGAAGATAATTGAACAACTTGGACCAGAACACGCCGAGCGCAGTTTAACGTGTAAATATGTAGAGTCACATTTAAAACGAAAGATAATTTTACTTGCCCAAGTCTGAATctatattgaaaatgtaaacagaTTGGTAAGCaaaaaatcttttctttttggaagaatttacaaatacaaattaCAATAACCAGCTCTCAATTCAGgcgtaaaaaaaatatattgtggTAGGGAcaccattttttattttagttgTTCGGGGCGAGGGCAGATGATTTTGGCCTTAGATAACTTTGTTTTCTGCCAGCATGATTCTTAGACTCTAGGGTGTACAATCGGCGAAAGGACACGGGTATATGAGGTATGTCCTACTATGAAAGTCCTTCATATCACTTTATATAcaattatgataaaaatatcaGGAAGGCGATTGAGTATGCTCGACTAAGCCCTTTGCTTCTTCGGGAGTATCATGAATATTGTTAAGTTACAAAGGTACATAGTGAATGCAGAGTAGCAtggatttattttatgaatgtAGCGTTGACACTTtaaagaacactcactgctacagccctgggCGCTAAGCATGAGTCTAAATTTATGGTACTTCACTCACAGTTGGTGGCGTCtgaatatgagtgaaaaattctcgacgggacgtaaaacaaactcAGATACCGAATAGTCGGGTTTTTTGTAGTATACATGCACGTTCACCAAAGTTTTATTCACCCAAATTTTGTATAATGTCGGaggattttgcaaaatcttttaATCGATCAAACTTGGAAATATTCTTTTGGAGAACTTTTATTCATTAGGTATAATAAAAAGAATAGTAAACtatttgataatgaaaaaaataagtttTCTATAATAATCAATTACCGGTATCTATAGTATAAAATgctgtcaagggcaataactcctcaTATGCTGGTCATTTCTGTTATACATTAAATACTAGCACACAATGATTTCACccatatccacaattaattcatACATTTTCATAGAGTAgcatttttttaaactgttaacattagatttttttaattttaaccatttaaagaaaaatccaacatatttttatattacTGTATGCTGTTTCAAcgaaaatatgtgattttcAGATGTTGACATAATTAATGCTTCCgcttttgtatgtctgacatctttaaaaaggttacaaaatatacattttctttggttattgattaaattaaactgtattaagtggaaattaatacagtttttccactctGAACCCATAATTGGCCGAAAGTCGCATGAGGGTGGAgctttttattgtaattttttgacaaatattcataaatcaCACACCGTTCACTTTTTGGGGGCATGTTATATCATCTAAATAATAAAAtactttctttgttgtttcatcgggtgatgaaggtagaaagcattgggggaaaaaaattcataaaccgCGTAAACgggttatatattttttctgcaatgatggCTTctttcatcacccgatgaaacaacaaagaaagacattttattgtttatatttctgtgtatgttttaaaaaatatataccagatttaagaattaaaatattagatggttgacccattcgttacgttggaacagccaatgcaccctttgaccttgatgacgctccatatttggtaatgattacgtGAACGGGCAGTACTAAAGGCTGGAGTTTGCAATGCATTCATTGtctttgatgaaagcaatgtcaatttcaaaagaaatataagagaaaagattcagtgaatgtaaatgttaTCAAAGGTATTTTAAATCACGCAAGGAGACGGGGTTTATTTTAggtttacacccccccccctctcctttGTATACCATATGACTGCAGTGTCGGCAAAacataaaatttacattaaaatggTAAGTACTGTGTTGACAGCTTATAGTTACAAGCGTCCACGGGTTCCGAATAACCAAAACATTTACTAGACTCCGAGTTCAACCGGAGGTGTATGTTCAACACGATGTCAAGGTTAATTGATTAACTGTTCTGACAGGTTCACATGTAAAATTGACATTGATGTCCTTTCCGCTAATTAATCGCTTTATAGACCGaattttaattaatgatatgcAGATTTCAAGCAATGATTACAGAGAATGTACTTAGTAGGTATATAGATTTAATCAGTCTGTTAGCCTTGATTAATAGGTGCTGAGTTGCCTCGCGGCTCTATGGCATTGTAAAGTCTAGGATAtttaataaaatgtttcaataaaTTTCATCGATATATAAAGGGATCATTATGTAACGTGCGTTTGTATGTATACACGTTTGAAATAGATAATCTTTAGTTAAAACATTTATAGGTGTCGAGTCCTTCAGTGGCGAATACTAGAGTAAACGGCCaatgaaatagatataataTACTGAGTCTTCGTGATGAAACACTATCATACTtacaatgtacataatgtatatacatatttacagtCGCCAATGTGTCGTCAATCAGTATCCTTCCCGCATTCAATATTTAAACATAccataggcggatccaggaatttgtgaaagggATGTGGGTCTAGCACTTAATCTTTTAGCTACTTTACACAATCTCCACCCCACCCCATTTACACCTTTTTcttgtgtacataacattttaGGGGGGATCTTGTGACAGCTTATACATGAGAATGATTTGTGTCATTCACTACTTGTTTCCTAATCTTCTAgtcattgttacatgtatcgcTATAATCATGCAGATCTgattgcaaatattttttttaaacgcCGAGTTAAAGGTTACTCCCAATAGGCCTGGGGTAAATgatgcaaaatcctgcattctgaagATTTCCAGGCACTtccttttcacttttaaattgtctacttcttaaaAAACCGTTATGTTaagtataattatatattttttaagaattcttaaatGATACACTGGTGTTGATCAATTTGAATGACGCAATTACATGTAAGCGTCCATCTTTCATACCATTTgactcaaagtctcgttaaaatttaataacttaattttttggTTCACCAAAAGGGGGAGGGGTCCGGACCTCCTGGAAACACAACACCCCCCATTCTGGAACCGCCCTTACATCCCCATGTAGGAATTTATACTGACGTCCAAAGGTCTACATCTAGTTTAATTTTacaatgtaaaatgtttgtAGGGGTGGGgcgtgtgtgtgtaaaacaatGAAAGTTTGAGAGAATGTTCTATGTAtttgcaacccccccccctccctacaGACTTCACATTAATTCCTGGAATAAATGCACTTCAATACATTCAAATCACGACACACCTGTTAACTAAATTATGCAATATATTTGATGAGAAAGTTATTACAAACAtgtttttatatgtaaaatacaatttaaCGTATGGACAGTAATTTATTCTCATTATTTCTCAATTCTAAAGTCCAAAATAGTCGGGGAATTTGCAGTAGTAAAAAAAAGATGGAGGAAAAATGGTTTTGTGGAATAATGATATTAGTATAAAATATATCAGATTTCATTGTTGAGAAAGACATGAAATCGTGAGTTTGTAAGTATAAATTGTGAAGTTGAAAACTTTGAGTGATGTATATTTACAGATCATAAAACTCTTTGAACCTAATCCTTTGTTCGACTGTCAGGATGCCAGTATGTTTGTTCTGAGGACATAGGATAAAAGTTTTGGGAAAACCAGTTTTCAGAACACGTGATAACCATAAGACACATTTGCGGATACACAGAAACCACGTTTGGGGACACACACGTACAGTATCCAGCTCCGAGAACAATATGGTCCGCAAATGTAGTCGTCAGAGGAATGCCATCTATAACTTCACAAATGTTCTCATGTACGGGAAATGTATCGTGAGAGAAGGGTTTTATGATTTGTGGTCACAAAATTTATCGATTAGATCAGTCGCGCATTTATGAATATCAATTAATCAGTATTTACGTGTTGACACCAAAtcacatgtattatgtaaatttcaCATATATATCGATAGATTTAAATGATGTATAATACCATTCTTATTGATGTCGATCGCTGATCTAGACAGGGGATTGTTATAATATGAAATGGCGGTCATCACTGTTAATATTCACGCATGCAAGTATTCTTTATCTGATTCTCTTTCTGTCTCTCtatctacatttatttctttctgtctctctatctacatttatttctctttctgtctatctacatttatttctctttctgtctctctatctacatttatttctctTCCTGTCTCTCTatctacatttatttctctTCCTGTCTCTCTatctacatttatttctctttctgtctctctatctacatttatttctctTCCTGTCTCTCTatctacatttatttctctttctgtctctctatctacatttatttctctttctgtctctctatctacatttatttctctTCCTGTCTCTCTatctacatttatttctctTTCTGTCTCTCTATCTACATTCATCTCTCACTATCAGAATATTCTTTTAACTTActatgaacataatttttatatacatgtataacctaatattattttattcatacaatCATTTTTATGACCGATTTTCAAACACGTTTCAAAAAGAATTCTAATGAAAAAAGATGCcttaaaattgattttatcaAATACTTCCTAACTATTGTACAATTTTGCCTTATACTACATAAATGTGGCAGTATTTtctggctttttttttttttacccccccccttttttatcCCTTTATCTATTTGTTTGGTTTAGCCCGCCCTCTCCCTATAAACAGGGTAATAAGATAGATACATGTCCATCGTAATAAGCATGCTGACTGTAATATTaaattgaatttgtatataAGTATACTGGGAAATACATCCCTATTGTCCGAACACTACAGACAGAATATTGGTACGCAAGATTGAAAACATATTAGTGTTGATCGCTTTTTCCTGTATTTCTAATCAATccgatactatatttataacgagagaaaaaaatcaccTTTTTGTCAAACCATTCTCGGGTTTTCCTTGTGGAAAGTTGAAAATGATAacacaatacagatttattgaAGATCgatggaacccccccccccccctccccgatgattttcagatttatgaATGGTTTTGCAGAAATCCCAATATCTTAGACGATTTGATTCTATATAAACTTTTATCATCATATGGCTTTTACTAGCTTCAGCCTCCCCCATCAATTTCGAATTGTCTCCTTGAATctctttgattttttatttgttttggcGACAATGTGGGACATTCATTCCTTAGCCTGACCCACATCAATAGGAAATACTCTACAACGAATTCAGGCTCCTCAATTGACGTATTCCAGGATCGATCGACACTGTAATGAAATAACCTCATACTATTTGCCTAGTTTATAAATTTGAAAGTGGATGCATTGAATATGATTTCTTCTGTGTACTTATCTAATTCCAATAAAATTCAATAactagtctctctctctctctctctctctctctctctctctctctctctctctctctctctcaatctaTCTATCCCATAGTCCTGGGGACCGTTAGGACATCACAGAATCTGACAACCAGTCAATCTTGTTCTGTTAATTAAACAGATAAAGATGGGTGTAACCCTGTCATTCAAAAGGAAATTAACAGAAACTTATCActgaatttttctgaaaagaTGGCTGCTTTTCTTTGAATTGTCGAAGCATACCTATTTTTCCTCTATCtctgtttttttgttgttgttttttttttttttttttttttttttttt
Above is a genomic segment from Ostrea edulis chromosome 3, xbOstEdul1.1, whole genome shotgun sequence containing:
- the LOC125673726 gene encoding uncharacterized protein LOC125673726, coding for MVTMADDSSEENDENEAEEEQEDAVEANTNDIMTAPSVNSAGTQNVGSKGVIIPYGNVQKPSSTSKSVVKAKAVISKITKKINRVVGLHRQRFSFYRCQTSCLVGAISCMNTCRTKGAYTFYREQYMVCGRKCRFNQYWCKKVCKDDLSRTRAEQMRRLRS